A window of Gossypium hirsutum isolate 1008001.06 chromosome D13, Gossypium_hirsutum_v2.1, whole genome shotgun sequence genomic DNA:
ATATCCGCCACTTGGACTTGACCACACGTGTTGGGGCAACCGGTCCAATGCATCCTCACCGGCCGGCTCACCGACACTAGCCTTTCAACCTCTTCCGTCACCTTCAAGGCTCTAGCTTTTGTTTCAATAATGGCTTGTCCGCAAAACTGGTTACCAGTACAAGCTACTAGCCCTTTCATGAGAATACTTGGTTGGGGTGAAAACCGGTCTTTCAATAGAGGCTCGTTTAGTAATGCTTCTAGTTTCGAGTTCTCAACGTTGGGGATTATGATGTTTTGCTCCACAGTGAGTCTGAATTCGCCCGAGCCATACGTGTCGGCTAACCGGGCTAGTTCGTCCATGTCGTCGGCTTGGACTCGACCGACTGGGATGTGAATGCCGATGTAGCTGAAACCTTCTTGCTTTTGCGGATGGACACCAAGGTAGTCTCTCCTTTCCCATTGCTTTTGAACCAAATCTTCATCAGATGCTCTCTCCAACTCTTTCTGAGGCATTCTTTTGGCTACTTCTGATCTGAACACTTCAATACCCTGCATTTCGAAACAAAATTTTTGAGCCTACGATTCCTAAAAAACAATCGAATATGAACACGAACACGAATACAAAAACGAACTCACCAGTTCATCAATCAGCCACATCATTCTAGTCTTTTGCCTATTGCCCCTGTATCCAAGATCCCTATAGGCTTCTAACACAGCTTTGCACAATGGAATCACATCATCAGCTGAGACCCAAGCATCAAGAGGAATGGCCTCATCACATCTCTTGGCACTAAAGAACCCACCAACCAGCAAATTAAACCCAAATCGTCCGTTTTTCGTCGCCGGCATATAAGCGAGATCATTGATATGGGGATGTTCGTAAAGATCATGAGACCCCACGACACAGACATTCCATTTCCTAGGCCTATATTCGAAAACGAAAACATGTCAAAAATCCAACACATTATACTTTCCAAGGAACCATGGCTAGTAGTGTCAAGGAACTTACAAGTTGGCAAAAGCCGGATTGCCGCGGGAATTGGCGGTGATGAACTGAGATAACAAGTTGGTATAAGGTCGAGTATCGACAATCTCTTCGGGGTCGATGCCGGCAAGAGGATTACCAACAGGGTTCCTCACATTGTCCATGCCACTCTGTAGGCTCGTCAAGCCTACTTCGTCGAGACCCTTAAGTATTTCAGGCACATCAGGCAACACCACTCCACGGATTTGCCAGTTTTGCCTTGTCGTAACATCTGCACACCCTTCTTTGCCGTATTTCCTTATCACACTGGCTAAGTACCGTGTTTGTGCACTTGTTGTTACACCATTTGGTAGTTTTAATCTCATCATAAATCTCCCATCTGACATAAAAAAAGACCCAAAAAAATAGTCAATAACAAAACTAATACAGGTCGAACAAACAAGGTCCCGAGTTGAGTCTTAATTTCTTACATTGATGTTTTCTCCTATGGAACAAGCCGAGCCATTTAAGTCTAACATCAATGTCGTCCTTTGTAGCCTTAGCTTTATCAATATCCTCGAACGACATCTTAGCGAGTTCATCAATCCCAGCTTCCATGAAAAGCTTCAAAGGGTCTTTCTCGATCTTTATTTTCTCTTGAGGGTTGATGCCATCTCTGAACTTCTCTTTCAACACGAAGTACCCCTCTCGTTCTTCAACTCGGGGTTCCAACCTCTGCCCGTCGACATCCACCGAAGTCGCTGGCGCCGTCGTGGGAGCTGCCATAACCCATGTTTTGGGCTTGAAAGAGGAAGCTGTGGACGGCAGTAACGGCTGTTGTGGAGCAAAGAAACGGACCGAAAAGGAAGACATGTGGGGTTTTGTTGTTTGAAAAGAAGCTTGGAACTGGTGGAATTGTGGTGGTGGAAAGATAAGTGAAGGGATATCAGAGTTCGGACATTTTTGTAATGGAATGAAGGGGACTTTAAGAGCAAAGGGgagggttttttttgtttttttttttactggtttttttttctttcggtgggGGGGACTCTTCGATGATGTTAAGGGTCAGCTTGGGTTGTAAGAAAGAACCGAGAAACATGACAATGTTTGGGTTTGTCTTATGAACTTTTAGTTAGAAAATTCTAAGTAGATTATCTAATATTGTCTATAAATAGATATTcttatttattcacttatttatttACCCAATTTTCTTTCTATATTTAGTTTAGAAAAGGGTaatctaaataattttatattaaaattatttaaattggaaTATTAATTTTAGTagggttaaaatttttttatttttcaatattaatttcttaaattttaaaagtataggtgaaattctaataaattaaacttgaaaggataaaaatcaaatcaaatcaaatcaaatcatattttattttatttttatttaatttataattaatttaatttttattatataaatttaaatatttcatatttaatatagtgaaaataacttaaaatttatataaaaaattacttttaaagaaaatattatataaaagttTTTGCTTGTTATTTATTCAATGAAAATTTAGttccttttaaatatttatgatctttttttccgaaattttatgaattaatgtttaaaaatcataagataaaattcattttataaaataagtCAATAACTCAAATTTTAAGATTAGTAGGAAAAGATTAAAAAATGAACCGAATTAtcataaaaaatttgagaaattaaaaaaaaatgttctTGAACTGAACTCACCCTAAAAAAGTTCTTTTTCggattaaattttgttattggtCCTTATACAATATGTACCTTATAGATTTAATCATATggtttaatttggtcatttttttagtcacgtactttttaaattttgatcccAACTTAGATGATAACtattaaatttgtgaaattaaattatcattttgcagcaaacatattatcatatacgTAATATCATACGAGTTTATCATTTCTATATTATACTCACAAAAAATCGCATTATTTTACTTAATGCATTTAGCAGATACCATTGAGTCAAGCACGAAactaataacaaattttaatctAACAGATTAAAAAACATtgactaaattcataatttacgcACATCACGAGACTGATAACAAACTTTAATCTAACAGATTAATTACTACCAAAatcgaattttaaaattataaaaactaaattaaattacaCAACTTAgcaagttttgattttttttttctctttctaaaAACTTGTCTGTTAGCATTTGACTTTGTTTGAACAATAATTGAATAAAAGGGTATTTGATTGGCTTTTGGCTTCTTGTTTAAACTGTGGAAACCACACCTAAAGGCAGCGTAAGGCCAATTGGTTCGGCCTCTAGTTTCTGCACTGGGGCGGTATATTCCCACCCTAGACCCCTCTACTTTTTCtcatatattttattcaattttaccttTCAAATGTCAAAAGGCAATATATATAATCACTTTTCATAATATCtcatattaaaattaacaaaataacggataaaatattgtatattcgaatctttattttttataatttaattgttaaaactTACACTTTAAAAGTGTTCAATTATGCTCAAAATACATGTACTCTTTACACATTTGAAATATGGTCCCTATATTCTTTTTGATataataattgaagttcaattaATAACACTGTCAAAAAAAATCACCAAATTAGATTTatgtgatatttttaaaataaaaaattcaatagaaTTCTTTTTACGATATTATCAATTAggcttcaaatatatatattataatttaatatgataCAGTTTAACTTTTAAGTATTGACAATGTcttcatatattaaattaaaggagTAAAGAGTCTGGACATATTGAATTGGaagttaaaaaaactaaaatttaaatgtgtaaaagtgtATAGGGACTAAAAGTAGAATTAAACCTATTTTTGTAGTAGAAGGAAAATAACAAAGGAGAGATGACCACTCACTTTTTTTATTGTGTGTAAAGGGAAGGGGCGAATGGAAAGAGTAGGAGAAACAtgtgggttttatttatttatttatttattttattgatattaacctttaaaatgaGCCAAGAGGCACCTTTTGTTTGACTCACCGCCACTACTTAAAGATCATTCATCCATTTATTTGCTTGGTTTCAATTTACTAGGAATGTGGGCCTATAATTCAAAACGCTCCTTCTTTCATCGTTTTGACCAATCCTACTTTTCTTGCTTGGAGGGGTTTAAtcacacttttttttaattaatattagtttaaaatattaattataaccctttttaattttcatttagtataaatatttttttctatgaaagaaacaaaatttaaaaaattaaattactagtCAAATCAAAAGCACCATTCGCTTCATCACTCTCAAGGACATCAATTAGATTTGTAGGAATTGTTGTCAAAATGTTAACCCTTCTTGAGTCCGTAGAGACCATCTTCGCTATTTGATTTACAACATGATTGGCTTTCTTAGGAATATATCTTGCCACCCAATACTTGTTTTTAAGAAGAAACTGATGAATTCGTCTAACCAGAGCTGAGTTCAAAATTGCTGAAATACTCCTTTGCAAAGCATGAATTATCTCAAGGCTACCAATTTGAATCAAGACCCTATTCAAGACTCAGTTTTGTAAGAGTACTAACCCATCCAAGATATCTCACAACTCAGCATAAAAAACCAAACACATCCCCAAAGAGTGGTTAAAACCCATAATCTATTTCCCTTGATGATTTCACACCACTCCCTCCACGAATGCAATGTCTGTTCAAGTTAATAGCACTATCAGTATGCAAGTGAAACCAATTTTCCGAATGAGAGTACATTTGCAAAGAGGTGCGTCTTCGACTCAAAACTTCATTATGCATAGTCCAAATTTGTCTCGCCCAAGTAATAGAAATTTTGATAATCTCAATCGCTTCATTATACTCGTAGCTTAAacagttatataaataaatatgagcaaaattttaaacttaattgAACACAAATAAGTGATTTTCAGTTCATAAATAAActcgtttaaaatatatataaaaatgggtTTAATCTTAATTGAGCACAAATAAGTTATTTTCAGTTTAATATTGAGAATAAATGCACTTCAACGTGTTTGAACCCACATTTTCTTACATTGATaacaagttaaaataaaaattaaccaacatctataattaatttttaaatatatttctatTTGTATTTGTCCTCTTAATGTTTTATCCTAACATTATTTGtacataaataaacataaattgaTACTCATTCAGGTAAAAATATTGGGAGGCCCCATAATAGAGGTGTTCATAGGCTGGGCCGGACCcagaaaaaattttggcccgcGTCCTAGGCCTGGGCTTGGGCCCGGCCAAAAATATGGGCttgaaattttgtccaagcctggCCGGGGAAAAAATTCCTAAGCTCGAACCCGGCCTGGCCCggcctatttttttaataaacaccaaaaatttattttaaaaataaaaaaataaaaaaatatattttaaaaatattttaaaattaaaaaattaaaaaatatatatatttattatattcgggctgaGCCCGGGCCAagaaagtggtgcccgaggcccggcccgttttctaaacgggcctcattttttttcccaaacccatatttcgggcctatatttttacccaaaccctcccatatttcgggcgggctgtcgggccgggccgcccggcccatgaacacctctacccCATAAtaagagttagattgtattttgttctCTTTAGCATATGACTAACGGAATAACCAGATAGTTACACGTTGCGTGTCATGTGTATCTCATGCCAACATAAATgaaccagtttttaatagtaaaattgataaaaaaaattaacataataactatttttctcttttatttaacatatagagattaatttgtccattttttaaataaaaagataaaatatattctaactctTAATATAAAGATCTCCGTAATATTTTTACATACTTATCACTCAACTTTCATCAATTTATAATCTTGAAAATTGACGGTCGAAAAAATTTTCAGGTCCACAACTATTTAttcatattcaattaaaaatagttaCAAGTAAAACTCAAGAAGATGATAAACAGAAAATGTgacaataaaatatatttatatcattttattatattttcatatatcataattcacataattatataaaattttgttaaattcataatttgttatatattttaattcttttatgttgtataatgttattatataatatcatatagaaatttttttatgcaATATTGAGGTGGCAATGGACTAATGGAGAGATAGAGTTTCAATCCGTGTCAAACGAATGTctaacaaaaattttaatcacAACTTCATACAAGTCAAGACAATATCATATAAATTCTCATATTAAAAAGTTAGAGCTGTAGCTTGCATGCATTCATGAGTATGCTACTAGCAAAAGCTCCTTGAATATGAAAATTACATAAAGTAGAAGCTTATTAACTTATTGCAAGCAAAATGAATGGATCTGTACCTATGAAATAATAAGCCTAGCTTAAACAACTTCATATAACATACGAATATTTTAGCACAATGTATAAACATCAATACAGACTCTGATTTTAGAAGACATTGTGCATAAgacataattttatcaaatttattttagAAGTTAAACCAGAAGTTAAACATCAATACATACTTGCCCTTATGCCTTAAAACTCTTTGGATTAcataacaaaggaaaagaaacaGCAATACAAACATGCAATCGGGGAAAACTAACCTTTCAATCGAACATGCAATACAAACATTGAAAATACCTATggaaaactaacctgtaatgaGCAAATCGAGGAAGAGTGCGATGAAGAAGTGTTGGAACAAAGAACCTGTAATGAGAAAagggaaatcgattaagtgaaCAGTGCAATAATCGATGAAGAAAAGGAAGAGTGCGATGAAacgaaaccatatatatatacatatatcatgatcaacaaccaaacaaataatgaaaaaaaatcataaccaGCAAGAAACGAAATGCCGATTTACCAAAAACTGAAACAATCGCACCAAAAACTAAtcgtatttataaaaaaaattgcaataacACCCATTAAAAATGCATGTAGAGAGGAAAGAAATAGAGATTACTCACAGGCGGAGATTACTCACTTGCCGCTTCAAAGCGTCCGGAGATCTGAGACCGTCGAGTCGGCGAAAGATGCAAAGATGAAAGTCGGGAGCGGTTGGAAGTTTGGTTCGCTGGCAGCTTCTGTTaatgttgggagggagagggtgggGTGGAGATCGATTTCGACaatgggagggtaaaacagagaccGATTACCTAATATTTGCTTTTGGAAGGGTTTAGAAATCGGTGCTGAAGCAGAGAAAATGCCGAATCCGTCCGCAACAtaataggctcgtattagggcaATATAGCGAACCAAACGGCGTATTGAGTGGGGCCACAAAATAGGGGTGTAatggctaatccattacacccaaccaaacatggtgttacggtttcaacaaaaattatatattacacATTAAAATATCATATAGGCATAATGATTGATTTGATCCgccaaatttacaaaaatatcatttcagccctctatttatttatttttcttcttcttttaacccttaaacttgtGCTATTTATCAAATTAtccaaaaatgaatgaaaaagttaacatttgttaaatttattgatgtgacatatTTATGAATTGTCATATCATTAATTgactatttttttagaatttaaaaattcaaattttttaaaatttaaaaattatttaaaaagtataaaaatataaaactagttttaattttttttctaaaaattaattaattaccaaCGTGGCATACACGTAAACTGCAATGTGGATGCCACGTTAGTAAAGTCAACAAACATTAATTTAACTATTTATGttagggtgatttgacaaacaatataagtttaagttcaaaaattaatagataaaaaattaaataaatggttaaaatattttttatataaaattagagGTGGACCCTATCCTAGAAGTCATATTACATTTTGCTCCATCTACTAAAATAATagacaaattagtcattgtacattagatcaaagagtaaattgattctttctgttaaaaattccatcaatTTGTACGGTTAAAAATTAGCGTGGCTAACAAAATAATCAGACAATAACACATGCCGTGTCATGTGTACCTCAAGTTGATGTGCAAAGATCAATTTTTAACTGTAGAAATAGAAGAAATTTTTAACACAAAAGActagtttattttttaatctaacgtacaagaactaatttactaatttttttagtagagaaaCAAAATGCAGTCTATCTTTTAATTGAAAACCTCCATGCTACTTTTATTGATTATGCCTAATAAATCAATCcattcatttaatatatatatataacttttgaaaaaaaatataatatatgtaatgattattacttaaaaatatattatttttatatacccTGAGATGAGACAGGTCAGAGCATTGCAAATCCAACTATGACTGTTCCCTTATAACTATTAATAAGAAATATTTTTGAtactttattctatttttttataatatagtaGTCCTTCAATATTGATAACGTTTTTTATCatctaattataaaaagttacaaaatgacatttgatttttttcttttttggtcattaGTCGTTGAAAGGCTAACAAAAAAATGACATGacagcttttaaaatttatagtagCAATTTTAACCgtcaacatttatatattgtgtcaatttagtattgatttgaaaaaaaattaaccctcaatatttacacattatgtaattcggttcttctttctttcaattttgcttttctttatgacctttcacctaaaaaaaataaaattatcaactaaatttgattgaaaatatataaaaaatggaaacaaacagaaatccaagataataattttttatcttttcacgttcttttaaaattaacactCAATGTCATAAACAAAAACAAACTTGCAAAATAAAAAAGAGatactaaattacataatatgtaaatgttgagggttaatgtttttgaatcaagactaaattaacaCAACATATAActgttgagggttaaagttgttattatgccGATTTTAAAAACTGCCAAATAATCtttttgttagtaatttaatgGTTGgtaacaaagaaaaaaagaaaaaagttaaataattgagtgaccattttataactttttatagttggatgacaaaaaaaatgctaatagTTGGACAGTTTATCCTATAATAAATATTGTAGGTTTATAGTTAAGCTTAATTTGCTCTTTGGTCCCTGAAGTATACCTATTTTTTTGTAttggtatttaaaatttattttattttaatttggtacctaaagtatTGATCCGCAATGATTTTTAGTCCAATTAAATAAAGCCACATGGCTTGATCTATATTTTCATAAACTAGTTTTtggtaaaaagaaataaaataataaaattaaaattttattcaccTCCCCTTCTCAAtccttgaaaaaaaaatcatttctacAAAAACCCATATTTGCATTTTCTTCTGTAATTTTTATATTCTCTGCTTCTAATTTTACTacatatcaaattcaaatatcattCTACTATCCATAGATCTATTGTTGCGGAAGGTGCGAAAACAATGGAGAAAATCTCAATCCCTTTTTGAAATATTTGCGAAAGGTCAAGAGGAAT
This region includes:
- the LOC107894267 gene encoding ferredoxin--nitrite reductase, chloroplastic → MSSFSVRFFAPQQPLLPSTASSFKPKTWVMAAPTTAPATSVDVDGQRLEPRVEEREGYFVLKEKFRDGINPQEKIKIEKDPLKLFMEAGIDELAKMSFEDIDKAKATKDDIDVRLKWLGLFHRRKHQYGRFMMRLKLPNGVTTSAQTRYLASVIRKYGKEGCADVTTRQNWQIRGVVLPDVPEILKGLDEVGLTSLQSGMDNVRNPVGNPLAGIDPEEIVDTRPYTNLLSQFITANSRGNPAFANLPRKWNVCVVGSHDLYEHPHINDLAYMPATKNGRFGFNLLVGGFFSAKRCDEAIPLDAWVSADDVIPLCKAVLEAYRDLGYRGNRQKTRMMWLIDELGIEVFRSEVAKRMPQKELERASDEDLVQKQWERRDYLGVHPQKQEGFSYIGIHIPVGRVQADDMDELARLADTYGSGEFRLTVEQNIIIPNVENSKLEALLNEPLLKDRFSPQPSILMKGLVACTGNQFCGQAIIETKARALKVTEEVERLVSVSRPVRMHWTGCPNTCGQVQVADIGFMGCMARDENGKPCEGADIFLGGRIGSDSHLGELYKKGVPCKNLVPVVADILVEHFGAVPRQREEGED